In Lepus europaeus isolate LE1 chromosome 22, mLepTim1.pri, whole genome shotgun sequence, the following are encoded in one genomic region:
- the TMEM30B gene encoding cell cycle control protein 50B, which yields MTWSATARGAHQPDNTAFTQQRLPAWQPLLSASITLPLFFCAGLAFIGLGLGLYYSSNGIVELEHDYTGDAGSGNCSVCAAAGQGRAPPPPCSCAWYFSLHELFPGPVYLYYELSGFYQNNRRYGVSRDDAQLSGLPSALRQPANECAPYQRSAAGLPIAPCGAIANSLFNDTFSLWHQRQPAGPYVEVPLDRAAIAWWTDYHVKFRNPPLVNGSLALAFRGTAPPPNWRRPVYELSADPNNTGFVNQDFVVWMRTAALPTFRKLYARIRQGDYAAGLPRGAYRVNISYNYPVRAFGGHKLLIFSNISWMGGKNPFLGIAYLVVGALCILVGFAMLLVYIRYQDQTDDDDDDE from the coding sequence ATGACGTGGAGCGCCACGGCCCGCGGCGCCCACCAGCCGGACAACACGGCGTTCACGCAGCAGCGCCTCCCCGCGtggcagccgctgctgtcggccAGCATCACGCTGCCGCTCTTCTTCTGCGCCGGCCTGGCCTTCatcggcctgggcctgggcctctaCTACTCCTCCAACGGCATCGTGGAGCTGGAGCACGACTACACGGGCGACGCGGGCTCGGGCAACTGCTCCGTGTGCGCCGCCGCGGGCCAGggccgcgcgccgccgccgccctgctCGTGCGCCTGGTACTTCTCGCTGCACGAGCTCTTCCCGGGGCCCGTGTACCTCTACTACGAGCTGTCCGGCTTCTACCAGAACAACCGGCGCTACGGCGTGTCCCGCGACGACGCGCAGCTGAGCGGGCTGCCGAGCGCGCTGCGCCAGCCGGCCAACGAGTGCGCCCCGTACCAGCGCAGCGCCGCCGGGCTGCCCATCGCGCCCTGCGGCGCCATCGCCAACAGCCTCTTCAACGACACCTTCTCGCTGTGGCACCAGCGCCAGCCGGCCGGGCCCTACGTCGAGGTGCCGCTGGACCGCGCCGCCATCGCCTGGTGGACCGACTACCACGTCAAGTTCCGCAACCCGCCGCTGGTGAACGGCAGCCTGGCGCTGGCCTTCCGCGGCACGGCGCCGCCGCCCAACTGGCGCCGGCCGGTCTACGAGCTGAGCGCGGACCCCAACAACACGGGCTTCGTCAACCAGGACTTCGTGGTGTGGATGCGCACGGCGGCGCTGCCCACCTTCCGCAAGCTGTACGCGCGCATCCGCCAGGGCGACTACGCGGCGGGGCTGCCCCGCGGCGCCTACCGCGTCAACATCTCCTACAACTACCCGGTGCGCGCCTTCGGCGGCCACAAGCTGCTCATCTTCAGCAACATCTCGTGGATGGGCGGCAAGAACCCCTTCCTGGGCATCGCCTACCTGGTGGTCGGCGCCCTCTGTATCCTCGTGGGCTTCGCCATGCTGCTCGTGTACATTCGCTACCAGGACCAGAcggacgacgacgacgacgacgagtGA